The Xanthomonas sontii genome contains a region encoding:
- a CDS encoding lytic transglycosylase domain-containing protein — MLPGMELLSCPEMAVPAEVMQHVVRVESSHNPFAIGVVGGRLVRQPQNLSEAVATARMLEEKGYNFSLGLGQVNRYNLIKYGLNTYEKAFRTCPNLQAASKILAECYSRSGGNWGKSFSCYYSGNFETGYRHGYVQKVYASINQGRALAASTAGAIPVIPAGSVRRVVNDSVRAAAVREVDSIVSRRIDAAANRLASDLATQAQSSVRSQAAIPAPVQPIAGAMVAASAQATAADSDLYIIRPTGAGKGVAVPAGGGATPAPQPPAHAPQAVAGAAVPGASTPPPTSGDGAFVF, encoded by the coding sequence ATGGCGGTTCCGGCTGAAGTCATGCAGCACGTTGTGCGCGTCGAGTCGTCGCACAATCCGTTCGCGATCGGTGTGGTCGGTGGTCGCCTGGTGCGCCAGCCGCAGAACCTGTCCGAAGCGGTGGCCACGGCGCGGATGCTGGAAGAGAAGGGCTACAATTTCTCCCTCGGTCTCGGGCAGGTCAACCGCTACAACCTGATCAAGTACGGCCTGAATACCTACGAAAAAGCATTCAGGACCTGTCCCAATCTGCAGGCCGCCTCGAAGATCCTGGCCGAGTGCTATAGCCGCTCCGGCGGCAACTGGGGCAAGTCGTTCAGCTGTTACTACTCCGGAAACTTCGAGACCGGGTACCGCCACGGTTACGTGCAGAAGGTCTACGCGTCGATCAACCAGGGCAGGGCGCTCGCCGCGTCCACCGCTGGTGCGATCCCGGTGATCCCGGCCGGAAGCGTGCGTCGTGTGGTCAACGACTCGGTGAGGGCCGCGGCGGTGCGCGAAGTCGATTCGATCGTGTCGCGGCGCATCGACGCGGCGGCCAATCGACTCGCCAGCGATCTTGCGACGCAAGCTCAATCATCAGTACGTTCCCAGGCTGCCATTCCAGCGCCGGTGCAGCCAATAGCGGGTGCTATGGTTGCCGCATCGGCGCAGGCGACGGCTGCAGATTCCGATCTCTACATCATACGACCGACAGGCGCCGGCAAAGGAGTGGCGGTTCCTGCAGGTGGCGGAGCGACTCCAGCTCCGCAACCTCCCGCGCACGCGCCTCAGGCGGTGGCGGGAGCGGCCGTTCCTGGCGCAAGTACGCCGCCGCCGACGTCGGGCGACGGGGCCTTCGTATTCTAG
- a CDS encoding TrbC/VirB2 family protein, with the protein MKFNNDQVKSNAKVVGTAALKAAVFVVALLASNFAMAQEYADVDTKVCGFLGKTNNILNMASIVVVTIAVVFAGYQIAFAHKRVAEVAPVLLGGVLIGAAGQLAKMLIGDTGQKQCTATAAIDMIQHVLHYA; encoded by the coding sequence ATGAAGTTCAATAACGATCAAGTGAAGTCGAACGCCAAGGTTGTTGGTACGGCGGCGTTGAAGGCGGCAGTGTTTGTCGTCGCATTGCTCGCGTCCAACTTTGCGATGGCGCAGGAGTATGCAGATGTCGACACCAAGGTGTGTGGCTTCCTCGGCAAGACCAACAACATCCTGAACATGGCATCCATCGTGGTGGTGACGATCGCGGTCGTGTTCGCCGGTTACCAGATCGCGTTCGCACACAAGCGCGTTGCCGAAGTGGCGCCGGTGCTGCTGGGTGGCGTGCTGATCGGCGCGGCCGGTCAGTTGGCCAAGATGCTGATCGGCGACACTGGCCAGAAGCAGTGCACGGCCACTGCGGCGATCGATATGATCCAGCACGTTCTGCACTATGCATAA
- a CDS encoding type IV secretion system protein VirB3, with amino-acid sequence MHKNVLFRGCTRPAMFFGVPYIPFFIGAGGGFLMGIYFDMWLLLLIPVIVFIMQQMTKRDEMIFRMLGLRWMMRMRVRNLQRYSGMWVFSPNEYRKEVPGAKR; translated from the coding sequence ATGCATAAGAACGTACTTTTCCGGGGCTGCACCCGGCCGGCGATGTTTTTCGGGGTGCCGTACATCCCGTTCTTCATCGGCGCGGGTGGCGGCTTCCTGATGGGTATCTATTTCGATATGTGGCTGCTGCTGCTCATTCCAGTCATCGTCTTCATCATGCAGCAGATGACCAAGCGGGACGAGATGATCTTCCGCATGCTCGGGTTGCGCTGGATGATGCGGATGCGCGTGCGCAACCTGCAGCGCTATTCCGGCATGTGGGTGTTCTCGCCGAATGAGTACAGGAAAGAGGTGCCGGGCGCCAAGCGCTAG
- a CDS encoding VirB4 family type IV secretion/conjugal transfer ATPase codes for MFIPDTSISEFISISTHVAPSVLKTTGGDFMLIWHLGGLPFVGREEWEIEHRHNTFNRMLQTLRAPDFANVAFWVHDVRRRRRIKNGSKFKQAFNQALSDQYYGTLSSQKIMQNELYMTMMYRPVVTGKRLMDKSSNISQLQSEQDQAIAKVLELAGNVEAVLKDYSPYRLSMYEASNGVVFSEALEFFGYLINRIDEPVPVLQAPVPAYLPVSKHMFANKTGDFVIKTPEGVNHFGAILNIKEYTDGTYPGILNGLKYLDFEYVVTHSFSPMGRHDALKVLDRTKGMMVSSGDKAVSQIHELDLAMDQLSSGNFVLGEYHFTIAVYAETQEKLAQQVATTRAELSNAGFVSTKEDLAVASSFYAQLPGNWRYRTRLANVSSLNFLGLSPLHNFAQGKRENNPWGECVTTLQTTNGQPYYFNFHATHPAENSLGEKAIANTMVIGKSGTGKTALINFLLSQVQKFDPIPTIFFFDKDRGAEIFVRACGGNYLALENGKPTGFNPFQCERTEANVQFLADLIKVLAGKIEYTSREEEDIFRGVEGMLDTPMHLRSMTNFRKSLPNMGDDGLYARMRKWTAGNSHGWVFDNPVDTIDLEKASIIGFDYTDVIDNPEVRVPVINYLLHRLEALIDGRPLIYVMDEFWKILDGKGGLKEFAKNKQKTIRKQNGLGIFATQSPEDALASDISAALVEQTATMILLPNPNASKEDYMDGLKLTEAEYQVVVSLDERSRCFLVKQGHGSSVCQLNLRGMDDALSVISASTDNIEIMHQVLERKAKEHGIAPDDLTPEQWLNEFYARRKGSGKSGPARSVSSDNRGAAAVT; via the coding sequence ATGTTCATCCCGGATACTTCCATCAGCGAGTTCATCTCCATCTCCACGCATGTGGCGCCGTCCGTGCTGAAGACGACGGGAGGAGATTTCATGCTGATCTGGCACCTCGGCGGGCTTCCGTTCGTGGGCCGCGAAGAGTGGGAGATCGAACACCGGCACAACACGTTCAACCGCATGCTGCAGACGCTGCGCGCTCCGGATTTCGCCAATGTGGCGTTCTGGGTGCACGATGTGCGCCGCCGCCGTCGCATCAAGAACGGCAGCAAGTTCAAGCAGGCGTTCAACCAGGCCTTGTCTGATCAGTACTACGGGACATTGTCCTCGCAGAAGATCATGCAGAACGAGCTGTACATGACCATGATGTATCGCCCGGTAGTGACCGGTAAGCGTCTCATGGATAAGTCGTCGAACATTTCCCAGTTGCAGTCAGAACAGGACCAGGCGATCGCCAAGGTCCTTGAACTTGCAGGCAACGTCGAAGCCGTGCTCAAGGATTACTCGCCCTACCGGCTGAGCATGTACGAAGCCAGCAATGGCGTGGTGTTCTCCGAGGCGCTGGAGTTCTTCGGCTATCTGATCAATCGCATCGACGAGCCGGTGCCGGTGCTGCAGGCGCCGGTGCCCGCCTACTTGCCGGTCAGCAAGCATATGTTCGCCAACAAGACCGGCGACTTCGTGATCAAGACCCCGGAGGGCGTCAATCATTTCGGTGCCATTCTGAACATCAAGGAATACACCGACGGCACCTATCCGGGCATCCTCAATGGCCTGAAGTATCTCGACTTCGAGTATGTGGTGACCCACTCCTTCAGCCCGATGGGCCGGCACGACGCGCTGAAAGTGCTCGATCGCACCAAGGGCATGATGGTGTCCTCGGGCGACAAGGCGGTCAGCCAGATCCATGAGCTCGACCTGGCGATGGATCAGCTGTCGTCGGGCAATTTCGTGTTGGGCGAGTATCACTTCACCATCGCCGTTTACGCCGAGACGCAGGAAAAGCTCGCGCAGCAGGTGGCGACCACGCGCGCCGAGCTGTCCAACGCCGGCTTCGTCTCGACCAAGGAGGATCTGGCGGTCGCTTCTTCCTTCTACGCTCAGCTGCCCGGCAACTGGCGCTATCGCACGCGTCTGGCCAATGTCAGTTCGTTGAACTTCCTTGGCCTTTCGCCGCTGCACAACTTCGCTCAGGGCAAGCGCGAGAACAATCCGTGGGGCGAGTGCGTCACCACCTTGCAGACCACCAACGGCCAGCCGTACTACTTCAATTTCCACGCCACGCATCCGGCGGAGAACTCGCTCGGCGAGAAGGCGATCGCCAACACCATGGTGATCGGCAAGTCGGGTACCGGTAAGACCGCGTTGATCAACTTCCTGCTCAGCCAGGTGCAGAAGTTCGATCCGATCCCGACCATCTTCTTCTTCGACAAGGATCGCGGCGCCGAGATCTTCGTGCGCGCCTGCGGCGGCAATTACCTGGCGCTGGAGAACGGCAAGCCCACCGGCTTCAACCCGTTCCAGTGCGAGCGCACCGAGGCGAACGTGCAGTTCCTGGCCGACCTGATCAAGGTCCTGGCCGGCAAGATCGAGTACACCTCGCGCGAGGAGGAGGACATCTTCCGCGGCGTGGAGGGCATGCTCGACACGCCCATGCATCTGCGCAGCATGACCAACTTCCGCAAGAGCCTGCCCAACATGGGCGACGACGGCCTGTATGCGCGAATGCGCAAGTGGACGGCCGGCAACTCGCACGGCTGGGTGTTCGACAATCCGGTCGATACGATCGACCTCGAGAAGGCCAGCATCATCGGCTTCGACTACACCGACGTCATCGACAATCCGGAAGTGCGGGTTCCGGTCATCAACTATCTGCTGCATCGGCTGGAAGCCCTGATCGACGGTCGGCCGCTGATCTACGTGATGGACGAGTTCTGGAAGATCCTCGACGGCAAGGGCGGCCTGAAGGAATTCGCCAAGAACAAGCAGAAGACCATCCGTAAACAGAACGGCCTGGGTATCTTCGCCACCCAGAGCCCGGAGGATGCGCTCGCTAGCGACATTTCCGCGGCGCTGGTCGAACAGACCGCGACGATGATCCTGCTGCCCAATCCCAATGCCAGCAAAGAAGACTACATGGACGGCCTCAAGCTCACCGAGGCCGAGTACCAGGTCGTGGTCAGCCTGGACGAGCGCTCGCGCTGCTTCCTGGTCAAGCAGGGCCATGGATCGTCGGTGTGCCAGCTCAATCTGCGCGGCATGGACGATGCGCTGTCGGTCATCTCGGCGTCGACCGACAATATCGAAATCATGCACCAGGTGCTGGAGCGCAAGGCCAAGGAACACGGCATCGCGCCGGACGATCTGACGCCCGAACAGTGGTTGAACGAGTTCTATGCAAGGCGCAAGGGTTCCGGAAAATCGGGTCCGGCGAGATCGGTGTCTTCGGATAATCGCGGGGCGGCAGCGGTCACCTGA
- a CDS encoding type IV secretion system protein, with product MNFLTDLGNYLVFTRINDFLRDEIDYFQWSLLLRMSWWVSVTAMSALTLWVLYKGYRVATGQSREFAMDLVVTSLRSALIVGAAMSFVSASNPSGEGDTNSLYWRLTDGLSSAIVKTVTGSSQSPYKEIDRNLALMQVGMTVIDQINTAGNAERQSEKDRARMFTGIGMAGPAIVGGSLLLLNKLAMALFVGFGPLFILCLLFDATKSLFQRWLLYGIGTVFSLSVLTFTVALSTKVTTAVASGFIAAWAASNGSSEGVTSMSLQQGGIGLVLSTLIITAPPMAASFFQGTLGQFSAYSAFGQIGRDPASGRPYTPQAPVRDNAETNVNTNTAHVNARNVGGHADVVTNPGSRGNAS from the coding sequence ATGAATTTCTTAACGGATTTGGGGAATTATTTAGTATTCACCCGCATCAACGATTTCCTGCGCGACGAAATCGACTACTTCCAATGGTCGCTGCTGCTGCGCATGTCCTGGTGGGTCTCCGTGACGGCGATGAGCGCGCTGACACTGTGGGTGCTCTACAAGGGCTACCGTGTGGCCACCGGCCAGTCGCGCGAGTTCGCGATGGATCTGGTGGTGACCTCGCTGCGTTCGGCGCTGATCGTCGGCGCTGCCATGAGCTTTGTGTCCGCGAGCAACCCTTCAGGAGAGGGCGACACGAATAGCCTCTATTGGCGTCTCACCGATGGATTGAGCAGCGCCATCGTGAAGACGGTCACAGGCAGTTCGCAGAGTCCCTACAAGGAAATCGACAGGAACCTGGCGCTCATGCAGGTGGGCATGACGGTCATCGACCAGATCAATACGGCCGGCAATGCGGAGCGCCAAAGCGAGAAGGATCGGGCGCGCATGTTCACGGGCATCGGCATGGCCGGTCCGGCGATCGTTGGTGGGTCGTTGCTTCTGCTGAACAAGTTGGCAATGGCACTGTTCGTCGGCTTTGGGCCGTTGTTCATCCTGTGTCTGCTATTCGATGCCACGAAGTCCTTGTTTCAGAGGTGGCTCTTGTACGGGATCGGAACGGTGTTCTCTTTGTCTGTGCTGACGTTCACCGTTGCGCTTTCGACAAAGGTGACCACGGCGGTAGCATCGGGTTTCATCGCGGCCTGGGCAGCGTCGAATGGCTCAAGTGAGGGCGTCACAAGCATGTCCTTGCAGCAGGGCGGGATCGGCTTGGTACTGAGCACGTTGATCATCACCGCACCACCGATGGCGGCTTCGTTCTTCCAAGGCACCCTGGGTCAATTCAGTGCGTATTCGGCGTTCGGGCAGATCGGGCGCGATCCCGCCAGTGGCCGGCCCTATACCCCACAAGCGCCTGTTCGTGATAACGCCGAAACTAATGTGAATACAAATACTGCTCACGTTAATGCTAGAAATGTTGGCGGTCACGCTGATGTCGTTACAAACCCTGGTTCGCGTGGTAATGCATCATGA
- a CDS encoding DUF4189 domain-containing protein, producing the protein MLSKEQAEDDALDQCRSAGYKGCTVTFTYRNQCVAISSPSGGATQGGIAGRADLAKAKSSAVGICKKNGGSGCSVIYSECSEPVFKKF; encoded by the coding sequence ATGCTATCGAAAGAGCAGGCAGAAGATGACGCGCTGGATCAGTGTAGGTCCGCTGGTTACAAGGGTTGCACTGTAACCTTCACTTATCGAAATCAATGCGTTGCCATCTCATCGCCAAGTGGCGGTGCGACTCAAGGAGGAATAGCGGGTAGGGCGGATTTGGCAAAAGCGAAATCTTCGGCTGTGGGTATATGTAAGAAAAATGGTGGCTCTGGATGCTCTGTGATTTACAGTGAATGTTCAGAGCCTGTTTTTAAGAAGTTCTAG
- a CDS encoding DUF4189 domain-containing protein, which yields MNKKIFLFISSFSFLLLSFGAYGQTRCPVGAQAGSAQCLPDDAGEAPPRPIGEWIKTWGALVSSNTAHGAWTSKGKFSKDDAVSDALGRCQATGAPDCHIDSTYFNQCVAVVGSPDKIGLSISKAKNESIAKSAASADCQQRGGRQCEVKFSDCTEPFFRKF from the coding sequence GTGAATAAGAAGATATTTTTGTTTATCTCGTCTTTTTCATTTTTGCTCCTTTCTTTCGGCGCCTACGGCCAGACCCGTTGTCCAGTGGGCGCCCAAGCCGGGAGTGCACAATGTCTTCCAGATGATGCGGGTGAAGCGCCTCCACGCCCTATTGGTGAATGGATCAAAACTTGGGGTGCACTAGTCAGTTCAAATACGGCACATGGAGCATGGACATCCAAAGGGAAATTCTCCAAGGATGATGCCGTTAGTGATGCTTTAGGTAGATGTCAAGCTACCGGTGCTCCCGACTGTCATATTGATTCGACTTATTTTAATCAATGCGTGGCGGTTGTCGGTTCGCCCGATAAGATAGGACTATCAATTTCCAAGGCGAAGAACGAGTCTATAGCAAAAAGTGCTGCATCTGCTGATTGCCAGCAGAGAGGAGGGCGGCAGTGTGAAGTGAAATTTTCCGACTGCACTGAGCCATTCTTCAGGAAATTTTAA
- a CDS encoding DUF4189 domain-containing protein, with protein MSKVDAENVALQNCRATGADHCKVNFVYYNQCAALAYPVGSAGGFFRTGKTVDDAVKLAVVDCEKEMVGRHCKIKVNECADPVFRKY; from the coding sequence TTGTCCAAGGTGGATGCTGAGAATGTCGCTCTGCAGAACTGTAGAGCGACTGGTGCCGATCACTGCAAGGTTAACTTCGTCTACTACAATCAATGCGCTGCTCTCGCATACCCAGTGGGTAGTGCGGGTGGCTTTTTTCGTACAGGGAAGACTGTTGATGATGCAGTGAAGTTGGCAGTCGTTGATTGTGAAAAAGAGATGGTTGGGCGTCATTGCAAGATTAAGGTAAACGAGTGTGCGGATCCTGTTTTTAGAAAGTATTAG
- a CDS encoding alpha-glucosidase, whose product MSQSPWWRGAVIYQIYPRSFLDANGDGIGDLPGIVRKLDYIAALGVDAIWISPFFKSPMADFGYDIADYREVDPLFGTMADFDALLAKAHALGLKVMIDQVLSHTSVEHDWFKESRQSRDNPKADWYVWADAREDGAPPNNWLSIFGGVAWQWEPRRGQYYLHNFLASQPDLNFHNPQVQQATLDNVEFWLARGVDGFRLDAINFCFHDPQLRDNPPKPPEKRVGRGFSPDNPYAFQYHYYNNTQAENLPFLQKLRSLLDRYPGTVSLGEISSEDSLATTAEYTRAGHLHMGYSFELLTDDFSAAYIRETVSRLEAAMTEGWPCWAISNHDVQRAVTRWGQGAETPAFARLLIAMLCSLRGSVCVYQGEELGLGEAEVPFEALQDPYGIAFWPNFKGRDGCRTPLPWDASEQAGFSTGTPWLPIAAAHRAQSVAAQEADPQSVLHAIRQFLAWRKRHPALLEGDIVFHETAEPVLMFQRRHAAHRLLLAFNLSAEAADVALPEGSWQALQVPGVVAGAVEERLRLPGYAMVCLQGA is encoded by the coding sequence ATGTCTCAGTCTCCATGGTGGCGCGGTGCCGTCATCTATCAGATCTATCCGCGTAGTTTTCTCGACGCCAACGGCGACGGTATCGGCGATTTGCCGGGCATCGTGCGCAAGCTGGACTACATCGCGGCGTTGGGCGTGGATGCGATCTGGATCTCGCCGTTCTTCAAGTCGCCGATGGCCGATTTCGGCTACGACATCGCCGACTATCGTGAGGTCGATCCGCTGTTCGGCACCATGGCCGACTTCGATGCCCTGTTGGCCAAGGCGCATGCGCTGGGCCTGAAGGTGATGATCGACCAGGTGCTCAGTCACACCTCGGTGGAGCACGACTGGTTCAAGGAAAGCCGTCAGAGCCGCGACAATCCGAAGGCGGATTGGTACGTGTGGGCCGATGCGCGCGAAGACGGGGCGCCGCCCAACAACTGGCTGTCGATCTTCGGTGGCGTGGCGTGGCAGTGGGAACCGCGCCGCGGGCAGTACTATCTGCACAATTTCCTGGCCTCGCAGCCGGATCTGAACTTCCACAATCCGCAGGTGCAGCAGGCGACGCTGGACAACGTGGAGTTCTGGCTGGCGCGCGGTGTCGACGGCTTCCGGCTGGACGCGATCAATTTCTGCTTCCACGATCCGCAACTGCGCGACAACCCGCCCAAACCGCCGGAAAAGCGCGTCGGCCGCGGCTTCAGTCCGGACAATCCGTACGCCTTCCAGTACCACTACTACAACAACACGCAGGCGGAGAACCTGCCGTTCCTGCAGAAGCTGCGCAGCCTGCTCGACCGCTATCCGGGGACGGTAAGCCTGGGCGAGATCTCGTCGGAGGATTCGCTGGCGACCACGGCCGAATACACCCGCGCCGGGCACCTGCACATGGGCTACAGCTTCGAATTGCTGACCGACGATTTCAGCGCGGCCTACATCCGCGAGACGGTCTCGCGTCTGGAAGCGGCGATGACCGAAGGCTGGCCGTGCTGGGCGATTTCCAATCATGACGTGCAACGCGCGGTCACGCGTTGGGGGCAGGGTGCCGAGACGCCGGCCTTCGCGCGGCTGCTGATCGCGATGCTGTGTTCGCTGCGCGGCTCGGTCTGCGTCTACCAGGGCGAAGAGCTGGGCCTGGGCGAGGCAGAGGTGCCGTTCGAGGCGCTGCAGGATCCCTACGGCATCGCATTCTGGCCGAACTTCAAGGGCCGCGATGGGTGCCGGACGCCGCTGCCATGGGATGCCAGCGAGCAAGCCGGTTTCAGCACCGGGACGCCTTGGTTGCCGATCGCGGCAGCGCATCGCGCACAATCGGTGGCGGCGCAGGAGGCCGACCCGCAGTCGGTCCTGCATGCGATTCGCCAGTTCCTGGCCTGGCGCAAGCGCCATCCGGCCTTGCTTGAGGGCGACATCGTCTTCCACGAGACGGCCGAGCCCGTGCTGATGTTCCAGCGTCGCCACGCCGCGCATCGCTTGCTGCTGGCGTTCAATCTGTCCGCCGAGGCCGCCGACGTGGCGCTGCCTGAGGGCAGCTGGCAGGCGCTGCAGGTGCCGGGCGTGGTCGCGGGTGCGGTCGAAGAGCGCTTGCGTTTGCCCGGCTATGCGATGGTGTGCCTGCAGGGCGCATGA
- a CDS encoding TonB-dependent receptor, whose product MLNHKRNALTLALAVAMTPMLAAAQSETTATTSNDPVTELDKVQVTGIRRGIENAIAIKQDSTSIVEAISAEDIGKLPDVSIAESLGRLPGLAAQRVAGRAQVISVRGLSPDFATTLLNGREVVSTGDNRSVEFDQYPSELVNGVTVYKTPDAGLVGQGLSGTIDMQTVRPLSFPDRVIAVSGRLQKSSLGKAANVDAFGNRFSASYIDQFLDNTLGFSIGYAHSDMPIQENQVGLYEPWTTQNTDSGSRPGVAPGTYFSDGIKALRRTGNNKRDGVMATVQFRPSSSWTSTFDAFHTEAEQIDTANQFEVNLSNYNGGYTPGLLITNPQVDASGSFTGGTASGVYPLVRGMYNKRKDKIDAFGWNNEFNLGSVRLMADLNYSKATRKELNLENNLQLVPMPQLDTVGLVVKPNGFSQITPGRDYSDPNNLFLTNTIYGSGYGKVPEVEDRLKGGRLAATLPAPQALTWFSDIDVGVNYADRRKQKTQAEGNILLGAQGDTSIASDLQYDPVNLGFAGIGTIPAWNVPAAVSRYMTFNPVTNLDYLIPKSWTVQEKITTAWLRANINTDIGEVGVRGNIGVQLQHADQSSQSSYFDQSRPAGQNVLPIDAGKTYNDWLPSLNLAFLFPHQQTLRFAAAKQVARPRVDQMRAGLDFGVDTSTGKPGGSGGNPLLDPWRANALDLSYEKYFGEKAYVAAAVFYKDLKSYIYTQSRDDYDFSALLASYVRPPNMTVPVQTTGTFSSPQNGKGGTLRGLELTASLPLDMFTDSLRGFGIQASATFNDSDIKIVDPESASSVGSAPIDLPGLSKRVYNFTAYYERNGFEARVSQRRRSDFIGEIGNFNGNRTLRYVVGENVTDAQVSYTFADGSTLAGLSLLLQASNLTNSPYRTYAGTKDRPLEYVEWGRTYMLGVNYKF is encoded by the coding sequence ATGTTGAACCACAAGCGCAACGCGCTGACGCTGGCGCTGGCCGTCGCGATGACGCCGATGCTGGCTGCGGCACAGTCCGAGACCACCGCCACCACATCCAACGATCCGGTCACCGAACTGGACAAGGTCCAGGTGACCGGCATCCGCCGCGGCATCGAGAACGCCATCGCGATCAAGCAGGATTCGACGTCCATCGTCGAAGCGATCTCGGCCGAAGACATCGGCAAGCTGCCGGACGTGAGCATCGCCGAATCGCTCGGGCGCCTGCCCGGCCTGGCCGCGCAGCGCGTCGCCGGCCGCGCCCAGGTGATCAGCGTGCGCGGCCTGTCGCCCGACTTCGCCACCACCCTGCTCAACGGCCGCGAAGTGGTCAGCACCGGCGACAACCGCAGCGTCGAGTTCGATCAGTACCCGTCGGAGCTGGTCAACGGCGTGACCGTGTACAAGACGCCCGATGCCGGCCTGGTCGGCCAGGGCCTGTCCGGCACCATCGACATGCAGACCGTGCGTCCGCTGAGCTTCCCGGACCGGGTGATCGCCGTCAGCGGCCGCCTGCAGAAGAGCTCGCTCGGCAAGGCCGCCAACGTCGACGCCTTCGGCAACCGCTTCAGCGCCAGCTACATCGACCAGTTCCTGGACAACACCCTGGGCTTCTCGATCGGCTATGCCCACAGCGACATGCCCATCCAGGAGAACCAGGTCGGCCTGTACGAGCCGTGGACCACGCAGAACACCGACAGCGGCAGCCGTCCCGGCGTGGCGCCTGGCACCTACTTCTCCGACGGCATCAAGGCGCTGCGCCGCACCGGCAACAACAAGCGCGACGGCGTGATGGCGACCGTGCAGTTCCGTCCGTCCAGCAGTTGGACCAGCACCTTCGACGCATTCCATACCGAAGCCGAGCAGATCGACACCGCCAACCAGTTCGAGGTCAATCTCAGCAACTACAACGGCGGCTACACGCCCGGCCTGCTGATCACCAATCCGCAGGTCGACGCCAGCGGCAGCTTCACCGGCGGCACCGCCAGCGGCGTGTATCCGCTGGTGCGCGGCATGTACAACAAGCGCAAGGACAAGATCGACGCATTCGGCTGGAACAACGAGTTCAACCTCGGCAGCGTGCGCCTGATGGCCGACCTGAACTACTCCAAGGCCACCCGCAAGGAGCTGAACCTGGAGAACAACCTGCAGCTGGTGCCGATGCCGCAGCTGGACACGGTCGGTCTCGTGGTCAAGCCGAATGGCTTCTCGCAGATCACACCCGGCCGCGACTACTCCGACCCGAACAACCTGTTCCTGACCAACACCATCTACGGCTCCGGCTACGGCAAGGTGCCGGAGGTCGAGGACCGGCTGAAGGGTGGCCGCTTGGCGGCGACGCTGCCGGCGCCGCAGGCGCTGACCTGGTTCTCGGACATCGACGTGGGCGTGAACTACGCCGACCGCCGCAAGCAGAAGACCCAGGCCGAAGGCAACATCCTGCTCGGCGCGCAAGGCGACACCAGCATCGCCAGCGATCTGCAGTACGACCCGGTCAACCTCGGCTTCGCCGGCATCGGCACCATCCCGGCCTGGAACGTGCCGGCGGCGGTCTCGCGCTACATGACCTTCAACCCGGTCACCAATCTGGACTACCTGATTCCGAAGTCCTGGACGGTGCAGGAGAAGATCACCACGGCCTGGCTCCGCGCCAACATCAACACCGACATCGGCGAGGTCGGCGTGCGCGGCAACATCGGCGTGCAGTTGCAGCACGCCGACCAGAGCTCGCAGTCCAGCTACTTCGACCAGTCCCGTCCGGCCGGCCAGAACGTGCTGCCGATCGACGCCGGCAAGACCTACAACGATTGGCTGCCGAGCCTCAACCTGGCCTTCCTGTTCCCGCACCAGCAGACCCTGCGCTTCGCCGCGGCCAAGCAGGTGGCGCGGCCGCGCGTGGACCAGATGCGCGCCGGCCTGGATTTCGGCGTGGACACCTCCACCGGCAAGCCCGGCGGCAGCGGCGGCAATCCCCTGCTCGACCCGTGGCGCGCCAACGCGCTGGACCTGTCGTACGAGAAGTACTTCGGCGAGAAGGCCTACGTGGCCGCCGCGGTGTTCTACAAGGACCTGAAGAGCTACATCTACACGCAATCGCGCGACGATTACGACTTCTCCGCCCTGCTCGCCAGCTACGTTCGGCCGCCCAACATGACCGTGCCGGTGCAGACCACCGGCACCTTCTCCTCGCCGCAGAACGGCAAGGGCGGCACCCTGCGCGGACTCGAGTTGACCGCCTCGCTGCCGTTGGACATGTTCACCGACAGCCTGCGCGGCTTCGGCATCCAGGCCAGTGCCACGTTCAACGACAGCGACATCAAGATCGTCGATCCCGAAAGCGCCTCCAGCGTGGGCTCGGCGCCGATCGACCTGCCCGGCCTGTCCAAGCGCGTGTACAACTTCACCGCCTACTACGAGCGCAACGGCTTCGAGGCACGCGTCAGCCAGCGGCGGCGGTCGGACTTCATCGGCGAGATCGGCAACTTCAACGGCAACCGCACGCTGCGCTACGTCGTCGGCGAGAACGTCACCGACGCGCAGGTCAGCTACACCTTCGCCGACGGCAGCACCCTGGCCGGGCTGAGCCTGCTGCTGCAGGCGAGCAACCTGACCAACTCGCCCTACCGCACCTACGCCGGCACCAAGGATCGCCCGCTGGAGTACGTCGAATGGGGACGCACCTACATGCTGGGCGTGAACTACAAGTTCTGA